One Chloroflexota bacterium genomic window, GTAGCACGTCATTTCCAAGACCACCATCGGCTTGCCGCTATTCGTCAACCCTGCCACATCGCTCGCCGCGAAAAAAGTCTCGTGCGCCCATGCCATGATCGAACCATGTCCGACATAATTGAGAATCAAGCGACCATCATTGACGCTCGAGTTCAACGCCGATTTGAGGGCGGCGGTCGTCGTGTACGGCGTGTACGGCGGATTCGCCAGCGCGCAGTACGCGTACGTGTTCGGATCGCACGGATTGTAATAGATGCGATCGGCGATGAACGAGAATGGCATCAGTTGCGAACTGCTCGCGACCTCGTCGGAGTACGCCCAGAAATCGCCCGCTCCATCCATCGCGCCGCTCGTGCTGAACGTATTGTCGGACAAGAACGCGATGGTGCCACGCCAACCGCCAAACGTCGGGCTTTGTTCGTTCGCGATGATCTTGTTCACCATCGCGTCCGCTTCGGTCGTGTTGTTCACCGGCAAGCGCCCGATCGCGAGACTGGGAAGCGTGTTCGTCGGCGAAAAAGTGACAAGCCGATTGTCGCTCGCAGTTTCGCCAATCCAGGGATCAACGAATTTAAAGTACGGCGGAATGAAGGTTCTATTCGGCGTCGTCGCGCCTTCGGTGGGACACGAACCGATGATGCAATAGCCGAGCGGATCGGTGTGCCCATCGCCGACGAGCAACACGTACGCCGGCGCGGGCGCTTGCCAATTCGCAAACGCGTACGCGAGAAAATCGCGAATCGCTTGCGGGTCTGCCAACCCGTCGGCAAATTCGTCATAGACATCTTGGACATCAATCAACTTGGTGCTGAGTCCTTGCGCCGCGCGCAGATTCACGAGCGGTTGGACGTTCGTCAGAAACGCGTTGTGCGAAATCGCGATGTAATCCGCGCCGTTGCTTGGCGACACCAGGTTCGCCGACGCGTCGAGCGTGATGCTCGCCGGCGATTTGCGCTGCGCGTTCGCCAGCGCCAAGTACTCGCGCGCGGACGCGATGGTGTCGCCGAACGTGAGCGTGTAGGACGGTCCGCCAGTGATGCTCGTGTTGATAAAACGCGTCACGCTGTACGGATCGGTGATGTCGAAAACTTGGAGCGCGTTCGACGTAAAACTCGTGATTGGATATTGCCATGTGCCACTCGCGACTTGGCGAAAACGCAACGTGTCGGTCACAGCAGTTAACGTTGCGTTGTAACTCACATCGAACGAGTTGAACACAATAAATTTTCCAGCAGCGCTGTTGTTCTGAACGCGCAATGTATTGTTGCCTGCCAACATAAATGCTTGCGAAAAAGGCACGGTCGCGGTGTAAGCCAGGTCGTGCGTCCACGTCACGTTCGAAATCACATTTCCGTTGACCAAGACCTGCGCGGTGTAAGGAAGTCCACCCGACCCAACCAAGCGAAGCGTTGCCGTCCCGGTGTAGGTTCCCCCCGCAAGACGATTCGCCTGGAAAGGATAATCGGCAAACGCGCCGGACGCGATAAAATTCCAGAACCAGTGATCCGTATCCTGGTATGGAATCGCAGACCGATAGTAATGGTTCTCTTCGGTGTGCAGCGTATCGGTGAACACACCGGGCGACACACCCGCGACACTCCCATCGCGCGTGGGCATGCGCTTGCCATTCGTCGCGCCGAAGGTGAGCCAGTAGATATTCGTGATCGAATACCTGGACGTCGCGGCTTGACCCAAAAATTCGAAATAGTTGCTCGCGCCGCATGTCGTCGTCCACGTCGTTCCCACGACATTGATCGCGAGTTCCGTCGCGGCGTCGAACAATTGCAGCGTCGCCGTGTTGAGCGTCGCGGGGTTCACACCCGCGTTTTGTAAATCCTGGCACGTGACCTGATACAGTCCGTCCGCGTTGACCGCGATTTTGTACCACGGTCCACCAGAGTAACGCGGCGCGCGCGCGGGCTGGGTCGTGGCGGGACGCGCGCGCCAATTACGCGCGGATGCATAGTTCGCGAACGATCCTTGGAACACAGATTCGAACGCGCCTTCATTCACCGCGCCGCCCAACGCTTGCGCGGTGCGCCCCTGCGGATAACTGAGTGCAAGTTCGACGCGCACGCGGCGATGAAATGTTGCCTGGCGCGTGACGGGGTTGTATTGCAGAAGATTGAACTCGACGACGACGTAACGTTGACTGCGCCACGCGCCGGTCGTCGCGACGCGCGCAACGGACGCGGGATACGCGCGGTTCGTGGAGTAGGTCGCGGCATCCGGCACGTAGGACGCGCCGGCATAACTCGGCAGACTCTGACGCGGGTCGGCGTTGACGCGTTGAGTGGGAACCGGCAACGGCGGATTCGCGAGCGCGTCGGTGCGCGCGTCGTCGGCGGTAATCGTCAACGCGACTTGCGCGCCGGGTGGAATCGCGATCATCGCGGATTGCGTGGGGAGTTGCGGCTTGCCCGGCTCGATGGTGTGACCCAAGCCGGGTATCGCGAGCACGCTGAACGTGCCGGACTCGACGCGTTGAGTACGCACGGAATACGCGTCCACATTCAGTTCGAGCACGATACGGTTCGTATCGGATTGTAGCACGCGCACACCGACTTGCGCGGACTGGGCATCCAGCGTGGGCGCATCGAACGACACGATTATCGCGCCCAGCAGACCAGCGAACAAACTAACAACAAGCCAATGAATCCACTTGCGAGGCATAAGTCCATACACCTTTGAGATTAAGCCAATTTTGAAAATTTGTCTCCGACATGCCCGACGCGTTTGCGCCGCATGCCGATCAGAACAAGCGCGGCGAGTACGAGCAAGCCCGCGCCGAGCGCGATTTCGATTGCCCCAATGCCGCCCGGCGCGGTGATGACGATCGGTCCGTGCCGCGCAGTCCGACCGCTGAACTCGACATCTTCGAGTTGATAATAATACGTTTGTCCCGGCACAACGGTCGCATCTTCAAACCGATACTTGCCGCCGGTCACTGGGTCGGGCGACGCGGCGATGAGTTGGTCGTTCACCTTGGCGAACGGACCATCCGCGCTCGCACCGCGATACAGATTGAACCCGGCAGTATTGATCTCGGTCGCCGTCGTCCACTCGACGACGATACGCGCGGGGGCAATGGAACACGCCGACAAGCCCAAGAGCATTAACAAGCCCAATCGAATCAGCATCGTTTTCAATCGTCAACCTTGCCCGTTTAGAAAGAGAATAATTCGCGCGCGAGTGATACGCGCTACACGCACACAGTCAGTTTGACATGAAACGAGCAAACGGGCAACGCACTCCCGTTTGCTCGTTGACGTTAAAGCAAACGCACCCAGCACCTACCGCCGAACTTAATTGCGACGCAAAACGACGACCACAACGCCGGCGAGCAAAACGCCCAACGCGCTGAACTGCAACCAGCGATTCGAGTCCGTTTGCGCGGTCAAATCGCTCAATGTTACCGCAGTCGGATCATTGAAACCGAGGCGATGGTCTTCAACTTCACCATTGCCATAGCGTCCCGAGAATGCACTGGTGGTATTGAAACTCGGGTAAGTGCAAGTGCCATTATCTGGACCGACACCATCGTTCCTCTCGAACAAACGCCAGCGCGAGTAGAACACGCCGGTCGGCGAAGTGCCACCTGGGACATTGAAACTGATGGTATTGTTTCCCGGCACCACTGGTACATTTTGGACAATGTAATCTCCCGGATCAGTGAAACCAGTACCACTAAAATCCATCCAGGCAACGAGACAACCATTGCCACCCGAGACAACAACGTTTACTGAATTAGTGCCACCCGCGTTCCATTGGGTTTGTCCAGCAGAAAGGGCAACACCGTCTTCATCATTCGGTGTGAGGGTCGTATTGTCACGCTTGGCGTCGCTGGCATTTTGTTGTCCATTGTCTTCGCCGTCAATCTGTGACCCAAGACGAATCGAACCAATTACATGACCGCCGGAAGTGAGGCTACCAACCGTCATCGCATTGTAAACAACTGGGCCCGACGGCAAATCGCCATAATCCAACCGCGTCGTCTCAAAAAGTTCGAGCGCGATATCATTGTCTTCCTGACCACCGGTCAGTTGAATTTGAATCACGTTCACACTTGTAAAGTTCGCCGCCGACGCAAAACCCGAACACTGGGAAAACTGATTCGTGTTCACATAACGGAAAACCATCGCAACAGCAGGGTCGCCAGAAATAACTGGCGGACTAGGTAACTGGAGTACCCTATATGAGCAAGACGTTGCGTTGCTATAGACCGTAACTGTTATTTGGTCTCTAGCTGTGCTAAAGTTATTCGAGTGGATAATAGCCACGAATGCATTGTCGCCGTTTGCGGTCAAGTCAACATTGCCCAAGCCAGAATAGTTGATGTTTTGGCTGTTGTCATTGCCATCGTACGTGAAGATGGAGTAAGCAACAACGTTTGTGCCTTGGCTCTGCGCCATACGCCCCAAACCACCACCATTGGTATCGATACTGGCTACACTACTACTACCAACATTCAATACGGTGAGCGTCACTTCGCGCTCTGCACCAATAATGTCCGCGCCGCCTACCACGCGTTGCCATGTCGAACCAAGACCATTTTGAGTCACCGTTTGCGCGGTATCAAAGAGATCAACCGTACGATCAGGATTCGCAAACGTCTGGATCGGCTGTTGGAGCATCAATCCCGCAGCAAGCACGAGCAGAACGAAACAAAGTGCAAACAGACGAGCATGTCGAGTACTCATTCATTTCCTCCTTTGGAAATAGCGAATCGGCAAGGCGATTTCTTTGAACCGCATTGCCAAAAGTTTCTACCGCGATGGAGGCACTACGCGGGACTGCCCCTCACTGTCCCCGACTAGTCCGGTAGCATCGCGCAAGTACATTGAATTCGGATCAGTAAGCGGGCTGGCGTTCGACCCACAGTCCATACAGATCAACTAAACTCCGTGCCGCAAGAAACATCCGCTTTGCCCGGGGACGCGCCACAATCAGTCGCCATGGCTTCGAGCGGCGCTTGATATACCACATCGGGCGTTTCGTACGGCTTCTTCTCTTCCACCGGCGTGGCTTGGGACATTCTGCGTTCTTCTGGCTTGTTCATACTTTTCCTCCTTACAGGATGACTGGATACAACTTGAGTCAAGGATAACGTTACTGACTATACACGATCAAGCAACGTCCGCCCGAGAATTTGGGGGCATAACCTCGGACAATAAAATAAAATTCGTCGGCAGAGATTCACTCAACGCAATCGGCGCGGACTGAACCTGGGTCGCATACTCTCGCAAATGCGCCGGAATCGCATAGTCCGGCGGTAACGCGCCTTTTTCGATCAATGCCTGTCGCCGCGCGAGCGCCTCGCGGCAATTGACGAGCGCCGGAGCGCGCAAACTGCCATCCTCCATTTGCGCCAACCCGTGACAGCGCACACACAACGTATTCAGCTCGCACGTACGGCACACCGGCAATTCACCCAGTTTCAACTGTCCCAGGTCTTGCCACAGCGGCGCCTGTTCCCAAATATCACGCACCGATTTTTCCCGCACATTCCCAGCGGCAGAGCGCACTTGGAGACACGGATACACATTCCCGTACGGATCAAGCGCGAGCGCTTTGGACGCGATGCCACACGTCCGTGTTTCGGGCGTCACCTGGCGATTGACCCACAACGCGGGATCAATTTCATCGCGCATCAACGCGACCAACTGATCGTAGGTCATCCGATGCTTGAGCGGATCCTTGCCGCCGGTATCTTTCGGCGTGATCGTAATGTCGTACTTGAAGCGCGCACCCAGTTCCTGCGCCAATGCCTTGAGCGCCGGCAAGTCCGCCACAGTCTCGCGCATCAACGGCGTTTTCATGATCGTCCGTATGCCGCGTTCGTGCAGCAAACGCAACGCGCGCGTCGTCAATTCGAGCGAGCGCGGCACACGCGTGATGCCATCGTGAACCTCGGGGCGCGTGCTATAGACGCTCAACTCGACTGCGTACGGATGCAGCGCGGCAATCCGATCGGCGACGTGGTCTTTGATGAGAATGCCATTCGTGAACAACCGCAGGAGAAAACGCTTGGAACGCGCATACTCGGCGATGTCGAAAAAATCGCGTCGCACCAAAATCTCGCCGCCGGATAAGGTGAGGTTCAACGCACCCAGTTCCGCGAGTTGGTCAATGACCTGAAAACATTCTTGGGTTGTTAATTCGCCGGGTACCGGCGCGTTCGGCGCAAACACATCGAGATAACAATGCGTACAGCGTTCGTTGCACCGATAGGTCAGTTCCCAGTGCGCCGAGAGCAAACGATGTGTCTTGCCCGATCGCGCGACAATTTGTTCGTATGCGTTCGTGCTTTCTGGTTGCCCAGAAGGACCATCAACAGACATTCGATGACTCCCTGTCCGTCATGAACAATGGAGATGTGAACGGCATCGTCACCGTCCGTATATGATAAAAAACCGACCACAAAACGGTCGGATACGCCACCCGCTCCTCCCGGTCCCGTACTAGGCGTCCAAATTCCGTCGCGTGACGAAAGACCAGGGATCAATGCTTCCGTTTGAACGAATTACTCGCAGAGTTGAATCAACTATGGGGCGATTATCGCATACTATTTTGAGAAAATCAAGTGCTTTGACATGGGGCAATTGTGCCTACTTTTGTAATCGCCTCGTCTATGTTAGAATTCTTTTTGTGCTACGGAATCACACGGACACACACACACACAGCCCATTCTATTCGGTAGTTGGGTCGTTCAATAACAGCGCATTCGCCTTGAGCAATTTATTCACGAACGCTTCGACATCTGTTTGCGCCTGTTCGAGCGACACGGTGTACTCGGCTTGAATCGTCGTTACAATCTCGCCAAGCGTGCGCGTACCATCGGCGAGTTGCCACACCCGCGTGCCGACCGCGTTGAGTACGATCACCTCGCCGGAATCCGCCAACACGATGACTGCCGAGCCATCCACGATCCGCGTCGCGACTTGGGCGTGCGGTTGCGGACGTTTATTCCAATCCATCCAATATCCTCCAGAATTCGGCGTCCCGGCGAAAATGCAACGCGCGCACCGGCACTGTCGCGACAATATCCTGACAAATTTCCATGACGCGTCGCGTGTGCGCCGGCACGGTCATCACGAACGGCACACAGCGCGCCATCTGAGCGACGGCTTGCGACGCCGCCAACGGTTCGAGGCGATGCTCCGCCGCTTTGACGAGCGTGAACGCGCCGCATAACTCGGCGGACGCATTCGTGCGCGGCGCTTCGGGCATATCGCCGCGAAACGGCACACCGTACAAATAATAACGGTCGTCGCGTTTTTTGAGAATCACCATGTCA contains:
- a CDS encoding radical SAM protein, with amino-acid sequence MSVDGPSGQPESTNAYEQIVARSGKTHRLLSAHWELTYRCNERCTHCYLDVFAPNAPVPGELTTQECFQVIDQLAELGALNLTLSGGEILVRRDFFDIAEYARSKRFLLRLFTNGILIKDHVADRIAALHPYAVELSVYSTRPEVHDGITRVPRSLELTTRALRLLHERGIRTIMKTPLMRETVADLPALKALAQELGARFKYDITITPKDTGGKDPLKHRMTYDQLVALMRDEIDPALWVNRQVTPETRTCGIASKALALDPYGNVYPCLQVRSAAGNVREKSVRDIWEQAPLWQDLGQLKLGELPVCRTCELNTLCVRCHGLAQMEDGSLRAPALVNCREALARRQALIEKGALPPDYAIPAHLREYATQVQSAPIALSESLPTNFILLSEVMPPNSRADVA
- a CDS encoding PqqD family protein gives rise to the protein MDWNKRPQPHAQVATRIVDGSAVIVLADSGEVIVLNAVGTRVWQLADGTRTLGEIVTTIQAEYTVSLEQAQTDVEAFVNKLLKANALLLNDPTTE